The following proteins are encoded in a genomic region of Gimesia algae:
- a CDS encoding replication-associated recombination protein A, giving the protein MGLFDRQESGNLEKAKPLAARMRPRSLDEFAGQSHFLGEGKLLRRILAADRIGSLIFYGSPGTGKTSLAELIARQSNRRFEALNAASAGIKEVRAALDRARDELATGGKQTILFIDELHHFSKVQQDVLLPDVESGVVALIGATTSNPFFSLVSALISRSQIFEFQPLTPEEIQTLMQRALQDEKRGLARYNVTVEPEAIDFLIEVCDGDARRSLNALEIGVLSLHGSERVFDLEVAQESIQKKAIQYDQDGDAHYDSASALIKSMRGSDPDAALYWLARMIEAGEDPRFLACRIVIAASEDVGNADPTALTLAMSVFNAIEKIGMPEGRILLAQAVTYIATAPKSNASYIAIDEALEDVRNKSLLPVPIHLKDSHYSGASQLGHGEGYQYAHAAEEGWVDQDYLGVEKEYYRPVERGYEVTIRKRLEVFKQRRKKTGTDEDIRS; this is encoded by the coding sequence ATGGGCTTGTTCGACCGGCAGGAATCCGGGAATCTGGAAAAAGCCAAACCGCTGGCCGCCCGCATGCGTCCCCGCTCCCTTGACGAATTTGCCGGGCAGTCTCATTTCCTGGGCGAAGGCAAACTGCTGCGTCGCATTCTGGCCGCCGACCGTATTGGCTCACTGATCTTTTATGGATCTCCCGGCACTGGGAAAACGTCGCTGGCCGAATTGATCGCCCGTCAATCCAACCGTCGTTTTGAAGCATTAAACGCGGCTTCCGCCGGCATCAAAGAAGTACGTGCGGCGCTCGACCGGGCCCGTGACGAACTGGCGACTGGCGGCAAACAGACGATTCTGTTCATCGACGAACTGCATCACTTCAGCAAAGTCCAGCAGGATGTCCTGTTGCCTGATGTCGAATCCGGCGTGGTCGCCTTGATCGGCGCAACGACATCGAATCCGTTCTTCTCGCTGGTCTCCGCACTCATCAGCCGCAGCCAGATTTTTGAATTCCAGCCGCTGACACCCGAAGAAATTCAGACACTGATGCAGCGGGCACTGCAGGACGAAAAACGGGGATTGGCCCGCTATAACGTGACTGTGGAACCGGAGGCCATTGATTTTCTGATTGAGGTCTGTGATGGTGATGCGCGGCGGTCTTTGAATGCGTTGGAAATCGGCGTGCTCTCACTGCATGGTTCAGAACGGGTTTTTGATCTGGAAGTCGCACAGGAGTCAATACAGAAAAAGGCGATCCAGTACGACCAGGATGGCGACGCGCATTACGATTCCGCTTCCGCATTGATTAAAAGCATGCGCGGCAGTGATCCGGATGCTGCTTTATACTGGCTGGCGCGGATGATTGAAGCCGGTGAAGATCCGCGGTTCCTGGCCTGCCGCATCGTGATTGCCGCCTCGGAAGATGTCGGCAATGCCGATCCGACCGCACTGACTTTGGCGATGTCCGTATTTAATGCGATTGAGAAGATCGGGATGCCCGAAGGTCGGATTCTGCTGGCGCAGGCGGTCACTTATATCGCCACGGCTCCCAAGTCGAATGCGTCTTATATCGCCATTGATGAAGCCCTCGAAGATGTACGCAACAAGTCACTGCTGCCGGTTCCCATTCATCTGAAAGACTCGCACTACTCAGGCGCTTCGCAACTGGGACACGGAGAAGGCTACCAATATGCCCACGCCGCGGAAGAAGGCTGGGTGGATCAGGATTACCTGGGAGTCGAAAAAGAGTACTACCGACCGGTCGAGCGAGGTTATGAGGTGACGATCCGTAAACGCCTCGAAGTCTTCAAACAGCGGCGCAAAAAAACAGGAACGGATGAAGACATCCGTTCCTGA
- a CDS encoding tRNA-queuosine alpha-mannosyltransferase domain-containing protein yields MRVLAINAYHGGSHREFLTQWISHSVHEFTTLTLPPRHWKWRMQHAAVTLAEDVRNRFVAGERWDVLWVTDMFDLATFLGLVPADIAALPRVVYFHENQWTYPLPTGETRDLTYGFINLKSALAADSLWFNSDFHRQDFFQASREFLRRMPDYAFIDALEDCAQKSAVISPGIQKTVVKSREEQTRPLQILWVARWEYDKNPEQFCDAIRLLDQAGLDFRLSVIGQSTAETPDCFVSLHSEYADRIDHWGFLEDRSHYQHVLENADLVVSTAFHEFFGISILEAVAAGCLPVLPRRLAYPEIFAKTPECFYDGTTESLVALVQRISKSAQSDSTASDLRSRLREITACYHWGQISRELDAGLDQSHNQHHH; encoded by the coding sequence ATGCGAGTTCTGGCAATCAATGCCTATCACGGTGGGAGTCATCGTGAATTCCTGACGCAGTGGATTTCCCACAGCGTGCACGAGTTCACGACGCTCACGCTCCCGCCGCGGCACTGGAAATGGCGGATGCAGCATGCGGCGGTAACGCTGGCTGAAGACGTCCGGAACCGTTTTGTTGCGGGAGAACGCTGGGATGTCCTGTGGGTCACCGATATGTTTGATCTGGCGACCTTTCTGGGGCTGGTACCAGCAGATATCGCGGCGCTACCCCGCGTTGTTTATTTCCACGAAAATCAGTGGACCTATCCGTTACCGACAGGGGAAACACGCGATCTGACCTACGGCTTTATCAATTTAAAATCAGCGCTGGCTGCAGATTCGCTCTGGTTTAATTCCGATTTTCACCGACAGGATTTCTTTCAGGCTTCCCGTGAATTTCTACGGCGGATGCCCGATTATGCGTTCATTGATGCCCTCGAAGATTGTGCGCAGAAGTCAGCGGTGATTTCACCGGGCATTCAGAAAACCGTTGTGAAATCGCGGGAAGAACAAACACGACCGCTGCAGATCCTCTGGGTGGCCCGCTGGGAATATGACAAAAATCCGGAACAGTTTTGTGACGCGATCCGACTGCTGGACCAGGCAGGACTCGATTTTCGGCTGAGTGTAATCGGGCAGTCGACGGCGGAAACTCCCGACTGTTTTGTCAGCCTCCACTCAGAGTATGCAGACCGCATTGATCACTGGGGCTTTCTGGAAGACCGGTCACACTACCAGCATGTTTTAGAGAACGCGGATCTGGTCGTCTCGACAGCATTTCACGAATTCTTCGGCATTTCAATTCTGGAAGCAGTGGCAGCAGGCTGCCTGCCCGTGCTGCCTCGACGTCTGGCCTACCCCGAAATTTTTGCCAAAACGCCGGAATGTTTTTACGACGGAACCACCGAATCACTGGTCGCGTTGGTGCAGAGGATTTCCAAATCGGCACAATCAGATTCAACCGCTTCCGATCTGCGCAGCAGACTCAGGGAGATCACCGCCTGCTATCACTGGGGGCAGATTTCCCGAGAGCTGGATGCCGGCCTGGATCAGAGTCATAACCAACACCATCACTGA
- a CDS encoding STAS domain-containing protein: protein MPLTDAICFWAVLILTISVDLLVAMGVGITIAFVRIVQELGQTYEQNVVSLNDMNRSLPTDVSMPDELKEKVLKLRLDGPLFFGVSDTIYRASSALIDYKYLIIRMARVPMVDMSGAYLLDDIIEKAHHQGATVFFTGTKPQVKRTLVRLKIIEKVTEENCLATFNDAISRIQQLEQEQGSHSGRVEQDALEHV, encoded by the coding sequence ATGCCTCTGACGGACGCGATCTGTTTCTGGGCCGTTTTGATTTTGACCATTTCTGTTGATTTACTTGTCGCGATGGGGGTCGGGATTACCATTGCTTTTGTGCGAATCGTCCAGGAACTCGGGCAGACCTACGAGCAGAATGTGGTCAGTTTGAATGATATGAACCGTTCTTTGCCCACCGATGTATCCATGCCGGATGAACTCAAAGAAAAAGTGCTGAAGCTGCGATTGGATGGCCCGCTGTTCTTCGGTGTTTCCGATACAATTTATCGTGCTTCTTCGGCATTGATCGATTACAAATATCTGATTATCCGAATGGCGCGGGTACCCATGGTCGATATGTCGGGCGCTTACCTGCTTGACGATATCATCGAAAAAGCACATCATCAGGGAGCAACGGTCTTTTTTACTGGTACAAAACCACAGGTGAAACGCACACTGGTGCGTCTGAAAATTATCGAAAAAGTAACTGAAGAAAACTGCCTGGCGACCTTTAATGATGCGATTTCGCGAATCCAGCAACTCGAACAGGAGCAGGGTTCGCATTCAGGTCGAGTTGAACAGGATGCTCTGGAACACGTTTAA